TAACAGCGTGCTCTTGCCGGCGCCGGTCGCGCCGACAATCGCAATTCGCTGCCCTGGCTTGGCCTCGAATGAAATCTCACGGAGCACGGGCGTGTCCGGACGATAGCTAAAGCTGACGTTTTCAAACCGCACATGCCCGACGGCTTTTCCCAGCGACTTTGGTTGCGGTGGATCGGTCACTTCGAGCGGAGTATCGAGCACTTCGAACACCCGTTCAGCCCCGGTGAGGCTGGCTTGAATGCTGTTGGCGATGTTGGTGACCTGGCCGACTTGGTTGGCAAACTGATGCAGCAAGTTGACAAATACAAATAGCCCGGCGCCCAATGGCAACTGCCCCTTCACGACCAAATAGCCGCCAAAACCAATCAGGACGATCATGTTGAATTGCGTCAAAAACCCCATCGTCGGTTGAAAGACACTGAGCCGCCAGAAGAGTTTCTTCTTTTGATCCATGACGGCGCGGTTGGCACTTTCAAACTTCGCGATTTCCTCTCGTTGACGGCCGAAGCCTTTGACAACCTGCACGCCTTGGACGTTTTCTGATAGCGTGAGAATCAATTGATCGACAAGCCGGCTATTGCGGAGGTACTCAGGGCGAACGATGCGCGAAAAGACGACTGCACCAAGCCAGAGTAGCGGCGAACTGGCGAGGCACGCGATCGTGAGAGGCACGTGCAGCGATAGCATGTAGCCAATGTAGAGACCGAGGGACAAAGCGACGATCAACACTTGCAGGACGACACCGTCGATGAATAGTCGCACCGCCTGCACGTCGCCGGCGACACGGTTAATGATCGAGCCGCTTTGGTTGGCATCGAAGAAGCGGAAGCTCAACCGCTGAAGTTTGTCGTATACGTCGCGGCGCAATTGGATCACGATCCGCTGCACCAGATTTGAAAGGGTCACTGCGCCCCAGAAACGCAGGCCGGCATGAACGGCCGCCAGCAACAGAACCACCCCGGCAATTAGCGCCACGACGGCTAGCGGCGCCCAATCGGACGGCGGTTCCAATCCGAGCGGCCAATGCGTCGCGCTGGCCGAACCGCCAGTTGCTTGCTGACGAATAAAGTCGATCCCAAGCCCCGTTAAGCCCAACTGAAGAATTCCCAGCAGCACCAGCCCCATTTGTTGCGACAGCACCGCCAGACAGCCGGCACGATGTCGCCAGCCGAGGCCAAACAAGCGGCGGATCAGCGTCCAATTCGAAGGAGATGCGGCTGGGTATTCGTTCAAGGCGGGAAACTTACGAAAGCGGGAAACTGCCCGCGATATCGGTGGGCACGTCCAATCGCA
The DNA window shown above is from Pirellulales bacterium and carries:
- a CDS encoding ABC transporter ATP-binding protein produces the protein MQWLVLCDWTCPPISRAVSRFRKFPALNEYPAASPSNWTLIRRLFGLGWRHRAGCLAVLSQQMGLVLLGILQLGLTGLGIDFIRQQATGGSASATHWPLGLEPPSDWAPLAVVALIAGVVLLLAAVHAGLRFWGAVTLSNLVQRIVIQLRRDVYDKLQRLSFRFFDANQSGSIINRVAGDVQAVRLFIDGVVLQVLIVALSLGLYIGYMLSLHVPLTIACLASSPLLWLGAVVFSRIVRPEYLRNSRLVDQLILTLSENVQGVQVVKGFGRQREEIAKFESANRAVMDQKKKLFWRLSVFQPTMGFLTQFNMIVLIGFGGYLVVKGQLPLGAGLFVFVNLLHQFANQVGQVTNIANSIQASLTGAERVFEVLDTPLEVTDPPQPKSLGKAVGHVRFENVSFSYRPDTPVLREISFEAKPGQRIAIVGATGAGKSTLLSLLPRFYDATAGCVLIDGMDVRDLRVDELRRSVGLVFQESFLFSNTVAANIAFGRPSASHDQIVKAAGIAAASEFIDQLQHGYNTIIGEYGSNLSGGQRQRLAIARAVLLEPPILILDDALAAVDPETEHEIMAAMESAMQGRTTFIVAHRLSTLRRADLVLVLDQGRIVQAGTHHQLLADGGHYAAAALLQTSSIEAKHEPPTKVESIRPCVKERAA